Proteins found in one Pelmatolapia mariae isolate MD_Pm_ZW linkage group LG7, Pm_UMD_F_2, whole genome shotgun sequence genomic segment:
- the LOC134630547 gene encoding E3 ISG15--protein ligase HERC5-like, giving the protein MFSWGEDWQQGFRLKRPSNISTADGLRSLNLSFQVTDLSAGHRLLAFIKRNGDAYIIHTVESQDEGRVRGKQKIVKCEEKIEAVSCGEDVVRILSESGIVFCVDQAHPPFSPSTPEALRNKQVSQVTCGSQHTVVLTKDGQLYTWGQDSRGQLGLGTNEQYVNSPQHVRPLSAIPVVQVAAGGEQSFALSVSGGVFSWGRNDCGQLGLGDTQDRHTPTPVHYLNMKKTVSISCGKDHTAALTKDGAVFTFGSGQYGQLGHNSLQNEPRPRLVAELWGAKVTKVACGSYHTLVLTESKKVYSFGCNEQGQLGRGEETQASVPLPVQLPHDNFSSVFILDISNIYAGGNTSFATCTPNEVPAQMHTNNVTEHSIDNMIDKWVSAYNPKLWKNLKEEIHRMLTSPSCMNQSFLDRSNDKHFQTSPTYSGLDLSLARHSFEKLVMQDVVFAEAETAVLQLLPSVDMNPVGVEGLRIFLLLSELLHACIQKCRWQQSKKLADAVAATMQRLPNESVQILGEWWSSLSPSDMIRYVQVWKMAFSWIPIFKSASCNSQARNILLILQHMYYTNEIKKKIPETTFCLEFTPMFLKEDLKRWQTKSKLKNADDLTVILCKYPFVMDLKSKKMVFDMNSAFTQAPPQMVFVFPYGWIPQSKPKFFKLQLQRASLFESTFTELAAAPHSDFKKPLVVHFDEDPNIKDVYKRDLFHHLFRKMVSEESGMFMLNDSKTLAWFPSNATEESKRNFFLFGLLCGLALYNQCIIHLPFPLVLFKKLLNLEPTLEDMMEFSPTVGRSLQTILNYEDDVLDNLYMDFWIIWDGIKVDLDPQTPEKPLTSQNKEEFVEAYVNHAFNKSVESVFQEFKRGFFLVCEQDLVRLFRPEELQGVLVGQDVYDWEKFKQNTSYGWKYHDRHPTIQMFWEVFDELTEEQRKDFLRFLTGYRRVPILGIDQVKMKVFARQFQSGTCDQHFPESETCYSNLYLPFYSTKEIMRDRLTEALLADTDFTL; this is encoded by the exons ATGTTTTCATGGGGAGAGGACTGGCAGCAGGGCTTTCGCTTGAAAAGACCCTCAAATATTTCAACTGCTGATGGATTACGCTCTTTAAACCTCAGTTTTCAAGTCACAGATCTTTCAGCAGGTCACAGACTGCTTGCCTTCATTAAAAGAAATGGGGATGCTTACATCATTCACACAGTTGAGAGCCAAGATGAGGGAAGAGTGAGAGGGAAACAGA AGATTGTGAAATGCGAAGAGAAGATTGAGGCTGTGAGTTGTGGTGAAGATGTGGTGAGGATTCTGTCTGAAAGTGGCATTGTTTTTTGTGTGGATCAAGCTCACCCTCCTTTCAGTCCCAG CACACCAGAAGCACTGCGCAACAAACAGGTGTCTCAGGTGACTTGTGGGAGCCAGCATACAGTCGTTCTGACAAAAG ATGGTCAGTTGTATACGTGGGGCCAGGACTCCAGGGGGCAGCTGGGTCTGGGCACAAACGAGCAATACGTGAATTCACCCCAGCATGTCAGACCTTTGTCAGCGATCCCAGTGGTCCAGGTCGCTGCAGGTGGAGAGCAGAGCTTcgccctctctgtctctggagGAGTGTTTAGCTGGGGCAGAAATGACTGTGGACAGCTTGGACTGGGTGACACACAGG ACAGACATACACCGACTCCCGTTCATTACCTAAACATGAAGAAAACTGTTTCCATTTCCTGTGGAAAGGACCACACTGCCGCTCTGACAAAG GACGGTGCAGTGTTTACATTTGGCTCTGGTCAATATGGACAGCTTGGCCACAACTCGTTACAAAATGAACCGCGTCCTCGGCTTGTTGCAGAGCTCTGGGGGGCAAAGGTCACAAAAGTTGCATGTGGGAG CTATCACACACTGGTACTGACAGAATCCAAGAAGGTGTACTCGTTTGGGTGTAATGAACAAGGGCAGCTGGGACGTGGAGAAGAGACTCAGGCATCAGTGCCACTACCTGTGCAACTGCCACATG ATAATTTCTCATCTGTTTTTATTCTAGACATTTCTAACATCTATGCAGGAGGAAACACTTCATTTGCAACATGCACGCCTAATGAGGTACCAGCACAAATGCATACA AACAACGTGACAGAACACTCTATCGATAACATGATTGACAAATGGGTCTCTGCATATAATCCAAAGCTGTGGAAAAATCTAAAAGA GGAAATTCACAGGATGCTCACATCTCCATCCTGTATGAATCAAAGCTTTCTTGACAGGAG CAATGATAAACATTTCCAAACTTCACCTACGTACTCCGGTTTGGACTTGTCACTTGCACGGCACAGTTTTGAGAAGCTGGTGATGCAAGATGTTGTTTTTGCAGAG GCTGAGACTGCTGTTCTGCAGCTGCTTCCATCTGTTGATATGAACCCCGTGGGAGTGGAAGGATTGAGGATCTTCCTGCTTCTTAGTGAACTTCTACATGCATGCATACAGAAATGCAGATGGCAACAGAGCAAAAAGCTTGCTGATGCAGTCGCTGCTACCATGCAAAGACTCCCCAATGAAAGCGTCCAGATTTTAG GGGAATGGTGGTCCTCACTGTCACCCTCCGACATGATCAGATATGTTCAGGTGTGGAAGATGGCCTTCTCGTGGATCCCAATCTTTAAGTCTGCTTCTTGCAACTCTCAAGCCAGAAACATACTGCTAATCCTCCAGCATATGTACTAT ACCAATGAGATAAAGAAGAAAATCCCAGAAACAACTTTTTGCCTTGAGTTTACCCCAATGTTTCTAAAGGAGGATCTCAAACGTTGGCAAACAAAGTCAAAACTCAAG aatgcAGATGATCTGACTGTGATTCTTTGCAAGTACCCATTTGTGATGGAtctgaaatcaaagaaaatggtttTTGACATGAATTCTGCATTCACTCAG GCACCTCCACagatggtttttgtttttccttacgGATGGATTCCCCAGTCAAAACCcaaattttttaaactgcagctgcagcGCGCATCACTTTTCGAAAGCACCTTCACAGAGCTGGCAGCTGCTCCTCACAGCGACTTCAAGAAGCCGCTTGTG GTCCATTTTGATGAGGACCCAAACATCAAAGATGTCTACAAACGAGACCTTTTTCACCACCTGTTTCGTAAAATGGTGTCAGAAGAATCTGGGATGTTCATGCTCAATGACTCCAAAACCCTGGCGTGGTTTCCCTCCaat GCAACAGAGGAGAGCAAGAGAAACTTCTTCCTGTTTGGACTACTGTGTGGCTTGGCCTTGTACAACCAGTGTATCATACACTTACCATTCCCACTGGTTCTGTTCAAGAAGTTACTCAATTTAGAGCCGACACTGGAGGATATGATGGAGTTCAGCCCGACTGTTGGACG gAGTCTGCAGACCATCTTAAACTATGAAGATGATGTTCTGGATAATCTCTACATGGACTTTTGG ATAATCTGGGATGGGATAAAAGTTGACCTGGATCCTCAAACTCCTGAAAAGCCACTGACAAGTCAAAATAA GGAGGAGTTTGTGGAGGCCTATGTGAATCATGCCTTCAACAAATCAGTGGAGAGTGTGTTCCAGGAGTTCAAGCGAGGCTTCTTCCTGGTGTGTGAGCAGGATTTGGTGAGGCTGTTTCGACCAGAGGAGCTGCAGGGAGTGCTGGTCGGCCAGGACGTGTATGACTGGGAAAAGTTTAAACAG AACACAAGTTATGGTTGGAAATATCATGACCGCCACCCCACCATACAGATGTTTTGGGAGGTATTTGATGAACTAACTGAAGAGCAGAGGAAAGATTTCCTTC GGTTCCTGACTGGTTACAGGAGAGTTCCTATTCTTGGCATTGACCAGGTCAAGATGAAGGTTTTTGCTAGGCAGTTTCAGAGCGGCACCTGTGATCAGCACTTCCCTGAGTCAGAGACATGTTACTCTAATCTGTATCTGCCTTTTTACTCAACTAAGGAGATCATGcgagacagactgacagaggcccTGCTAGCAGATACAGATTTTACACTGTGA